In Geoalkalibacter sp., a genomic segment contains:
- a CDS encoding anaerobic ribonucleoside-triphosphate reductase activating protein, with protein MGIKGFQGTSLLDFPGRIASLIFTGGCNLTCPFCHNPSLVLTPQDHPDYPPRVLLRELEERRTFIDGVVISGGEPTLDAELPAFLREVKALGLLVKLDTNGLAPEVLEGLINEGLLDYVALDVKTAPRRYGELHRAPVDLELLPRSVALLKEAAIAHEFRTTCVPGFVEESDIRALGALLRGGRLWVLQQFVPAHALDLSLRDIAPHPPAVLHGFAALARDQVREVKLRGLD; from the coding sequence ATGGGCATCAAGGGCTTCCAGGGCACCAGTCTGCTCGATTTCCCCGGGCGGATCGCGTCCCTGATCTTCACCGGCGGGTGCAACCTCACCTGCCCCTTCTGCCACAACCCCTCCCTGGTCCTCACCCCCCAGGACCACCCCGACTATCCGCCGCGGGTGCTGCTGCGCGAACTCGAGGAGCGGCGCACCTTCATCGACGGCGTGGTGATTTCCGGCGGCGAACCGACTCTCGATGCGGAGCTGCCCGCCTTTTTGCGCGAGGTCAAGGCTCTCGGCCTGCTGGTCAAACTCGACACCAACGGCCTGGCGCCCGAGGTGCTTGAAGGGCTGATCAACGAGGGACTGCTCGACTACGTGGCCCTCGACGTCAAGACCGCGCCCCGGCGCTACGGGGAGTTGCACCGCGCCCCGGTGGATCTTGAGCTGCTGCCGCGCAGTGTGGCGCTGCTCAAGGAAGCGGCCATCGCTCATGAATTTCGCACCACCTGCGTGCCCGGCTTCGTCGAGGAAAGCGATATCCGCGCCCTCGGCGCCCTCTTGCGGGGCGGCCGCCTGTGGGTGCTGCAGCAGTTCGTTCCCGCTCACGCCCTCGATCTCTCCCTGCGCGACATCGCGCCCCACCCGCCGGCCGTTCTGCACGGCTTTGCCGCCCTCGCCCGCGACCAGGTGCGCGAAGTCAAGCTGCGCGGACTCGATTAA
- the nikR gene encoding nickel-responsive transcriptional regulator NikR gives MSETIRFGISIDDRLLQRFDALIADKGYSNRSEAIRDLIRNALVEQQWADADQETVGTVTLVYDHHTRDLADKLTEQQHSHHDAIISALHVHLDAHHCLEVVVVKGKSREVRRLADELIGTKGVKHGKLVTTTTGRDLV, from the coding sequence ATGTCTGAAACCATCCGCTTCGGCATTTCCATCGACGATCGTCTGTTGCAGCGCTTCGATGCGCTTATCGCCGACAAGGGCTACAGCAACCGTTCCGAGGCCATCCGCGATCTCATCCGCAACGCCCTGGTCGAACAGCAATGGGCGGATGCGGACCAGGAAACCGTGGGCACCGTGACCCTGGTCTACGATCATCACACCCGCGATCTCGCCGACAAACTCACCGAGCAGCAGCATAGCCATCACGACGCCATCATCTCCGCCCTGCATGTGCATCTCGATGCCCATCACTGTCTGGAGGTGGTGGTGGTCAAGGGCAAATCCCGCGAGGTGCGGCGCCTGGCCGATGAGCTCATCGGCACCAAGGGCGTCAAGCACGGCAAGCTGGTGACGACCACCACCGGCCGGGATTTGGTGTAA
- a CDS encoding S8 family peptidase, producing MKSLSLILAALTLFLLSGAETSAAAPAREYLVGFHDAGLAAEKAASLEQKRKLKKSMRRLPVISVVLDEAEANALREDPGVAYVQENVRFQAIAPMFGAEYDTSWGVTKIGGRIAHEAGKFGQEVRVAVLDTGIDYTHPDLMLRYAGGYDFVFDDADPMDDNTNSHGTHAAGIIAAELNGQGVVGVAPRARIYGVKVLDGAGFGSLAWLLQGIDWAIANQMHIINLSLAFDLDSPAIRDACDRAYAAGILLVAAAGNTGGGTVQFPAAYESVIAVNATDASDQFAAFSAIDGRVELAAPGRSIVSAARGNQYRSLDGTSQAAPHVAGVAALLMAAGIQDANGNGRINDEVRLRLRQSAVDLGSNGHDLYFGYGRVDAAAALGLGGTAPGRDKKDKKDKKPTKAGLIKPGR from the coding sequence ATGAAAAGCCTTTCGCTGATCCTTGCCGCCCTGACCCTTTTCTTGCTGTCCGGGGCCGAAACAAGCGCGGCCGCCCCCGCCCGGGAATACCTGGTCGGCTTTCACGATGCCGGGCTTGCCGCGGAAAAAGCCGCCTCCCTGGAGCAGAAACGCAAGCTCAAGAAATCCATGCGTCGCCTGCCGGTGATCAGCGTCGTCCTCGACGAGGCCGAGGCGAACGCCCTGCGCGAGGACCCGGGGGTGGCTTATGTTCAGGAAAATGTGCGGTTTCAGGCCATCGCCCCGATGTTCGGCGCTGAGTACGACACCAGTTGGGGCGTGACCAAAATCGGCGGGCGCATCGCCCATGAGGCGGGGAAATTCGGGCAGGAGGTGCGCGTCGCCGTGCTCGACACGGGCATCGACTATACCCATCCGGATCTGATGCTGCGCTATGCCGGCGGCTATGACTTCGTCTTCGACGACGCCGATCCCATGGACGACAACACCAACAGCCACGGCACCCACGCCGCCGGCATCATCGCCGCCGAACTCAACGGTCAGGGCGTGGTGGGCGTCGCGCCGCGGGCGCGCATCTACGGCGTCAAGGTGCTGGACGGCGCGGGGTTTGGGTCCCTGGCGTGGCTGCTGCAGGGCATCGACTGGGCCATCGCCAACCAGATGCACATCATCAACCTGAGCCTCGCCTTTGATCTCGATTCGCCCGCGATCCGCGACGCCTGCGACCGCGCCTACGCGGCAGGCATCCTGCTGGTGGCCGCGGCGGGCAACACCGGCGGCGGCACGGTCCAATTCCCCGCCGCCTACGAGTCGGTCATCGCCGTCAACGCCACCGACGCGAGCGATCAGTTCGCGGCTTTTTCCGCCATCGACGGGCGGGTCGAACTCGCCGCGCCCGGCAGGAGCATCGTTTCGGCGGCGCGCGGCAACCAGTACCGCAGTCTCGACGGCACCTCCCAGGCCGCGCCCCATGTCGCGGGCGTCGCGGCGCTGCTCATGGCCGCCGGCATCCAGGACGCCAACGGCAACGGCCGCATCAACGACGAGGTGCGCCTGCGCCTGCGCCAGAGCGCCGTCGATCTGGGCAGCAACGGACACGACCTGTATTTCGGCTATGGGCGGGTCGACGCGGCGGCCGCCCTGGGCCTTGGCGGCACCGCGCCCGGACGCGACAAAAAGGACAAAAAAGACAAAAAACCCACCAAGGCCGGCCTCATCAAACCGGGCCGATGA
- a CDS encoding cytochrome c gives MKLNKRDLLLIAIGVTIVVFLLQAPPETTHPVPYDDTHRVYYDMARDEGKKAAERFCEDCHNQDMMPLPEGHPPKYRCLFCHKLKRD, from the coding sequence ATGAAACTCAACAAACGCGACCTTCTGCTCATCGCCATCGGCGTGACCATCGTCGTCTTTCTGCTCCAGGCGCCGCCGGAAACCACCCATCCCGTGCCCTACGACGACACCCACCGCGTCTATTACGACATGGCGCGCGACGAGGGCAAGAAAGCCGCGGAACGCTTCTGCGAGGATTGTCACAACCAGGATATGATGCCCCTGCCCGAGGGCCATCCCCCCAAATACCGCTGCCTGTTCTGCCACAAGCTGAAGCGGGATTGA
- a CDS encoding serine protein kinase PrkA, whose protein sequence is MNAIDKALQRINLAVNHWGQGELVSFAEFLQRVIQAPQRSVRNVFQQFHDMIRSYLSEGYDEYPDDPESIHFRSYDTRRLFAENTDNPFFADRLFANRLINLVDALKRGAQQNKIYIFEGPHGCGKSTFLNNLLMKFEKYANTEEGATWETVWRLDRRVLGSFSQQETHLFIDKLSLLLDEYEFGQKEGGEFKTALAAVENHIEVPCPSHDHPLLMIPKEGRRPFLDELFAEDEEARRRFDEKEYDWVFRAAPCTICESLYQALLGKLRDPAQVYSMVYARPIAFNRRVGEGVSVFNPGDKPLKQTSLTNEMLQGRLNALLRDSNQVRYVYSRFARTNNGIYALMDVKGYNVERLIELHNIISEGVHKVEDLEENVSSLFLALMNPEDKENIKDFHSFSDRIEYIKVPYVLDINTEVEIYRNTFGRQIDENFLPRVLHNFSRAIISSRMNIRSEAMLEWIGDPDKYKTYCDPNLQLLKMEIYTGHIPKWLSEEDRKRLNAKRRRRIIAESETEGTRGFSGRDALKIFNDFYSTYGKQGKLVTMANLHKYFRTHKELVEALPHGFLDSLVQMYDYTVLQEVKESLYYYNEEQIGRDIMNYLFAVNFEPGTSAVCNYTGARLEISEEFFEGIERKLLGGGADLAQRLRFRRAAQKEYTTTLTREIMAEGKGIGDTALFHELFERYVYHLKEKVLDPFLENENFRRAIKDFGGEGFRTYDKKIRADVSFLINNLVRKYKYTPNGAREVCMYVIDNDIARKFSGR, encoded by the coding sequence ATGAACGCCATCGACAAAGCCTTGCAGCGCATCAATCTCGCCGTCAATCACTGGGGTCAGGGCGAACTGGTGTCCTTCGCCGAATTTCTCCAGCGGGTCATTCAGGCGCCGCAGCGCAGCGTGCGCAACGTTTTTCAGCAGTTTCACGACATGATCCGCAGCTATCTGAGCGAGGGTTACGACGAGTACCCCGACGATCCCGAATCCATCCATTTTCGCTCCTACGACACCAGGCGGCTCTTTGCCGAGAACACCGACAATCCCTTTTTCGCCGATCGGCTTTTCGCCAATCGCCTCATCAATCTGGTCGACGCCCTCAAGCGCGGCGCCCAGCAGAACAAGATCTACATCTTCGAGGGGCCCCACGGCTGCGGCAAGAGCACCTTTCTCAACAACCTGCTGATGAAATTCGAGAAATACGCCAACACCGAGGAGGGGGCCACCTGGGAAACCGTGTGGCGCCTGGACCGGCGGGTGCTGGGTTCCTTCAGCCAGCAGGAGACCCACCTGTTCATCGACAAGCTCTCGCTGCTCCTCGACGAGTATGAATTCGGCCAGAAGGAGGGCGGCGAGTTCAAGACGGCCCTGGCCGCGGTGGAAAACCACATCGAGGTGCCCTGTCCGAGCCACGACCATCCCCTGCTGATGATTCCCAAGGAAGGGCGGCGCCCCTTTCTCGACGAACTCTTCGCCGAGGACGAGGAGGCGCGTCGCCGCTTCGACGAAAAGGAATACGACTGGGTCTTTCGCGCCGCGCCCTGCACCATCTGCGAATCGCTCTATCAGGCGCTGCTCGGCAAGCTGCGCGACCCGGCCCAGGTCTATTCCATGGTCTATGCGCGGCCCATCGCCTTCAACCGGCGGGTGGGCGAGGGGGTGAGCGTCTTTAACCCCGGCGACAAGCCCCTCAAGCAGACCTCCCTCACCAACGAGATGCTTCAGGGGCGGCTCAACGCCCTGCTGCGCGACAGCAACCAGGTGCGCTACGTCTATTCGCGCTTCGCCCGCACCAACAACGGCATCTACGCCCTCATGGACGTCAAGGGCTACAATGTCGAGCGGCTCATCGAACTGCACAACATCATCAGCGAGGGCGTGCACAAGGTCGAGGATCTGGAAGAAAACGTCAGCTCCCTGTTTCTCGCCCTGATGAATCCCGAGGACAAGGAGAACATCAAGGATTTTCATTCCTTTTCCGATCGCATCGAATACATCAAGGTGCCCTACGTCCTCGACATCAACACCGAGGTGGAGATCTATCGCAACACCTTCGGCCGCCAGATCGACGAGAATTTCCTGCCGCGGGTGCTGCACAACTTTTCCCGCGCCATCATTTCCTCGCGCATGAACATCCGCAGCGAGGCCATGCTCGAATGGATCGGCGATCCCGACAAGTACAAGACCTACTGCGACCCCAACCTGCAACTGCTCAAAATGGAGATCTACACCGGGCATATCCCCAAGTGGCTCTCCGAGGAGGACCGCAAGCGCCTCAACGCCAAGCGTCGCCGGCGCATCATCGCCGAGTCGGAAACCGAAGGCACGCGCGGCTTCTCGGGGCGCGACGCGCTCAAAATCTTCAACGATTTCTATTCGACCTACGGCAAGCAGGGCAAGCTGGTGACCATGGCCAACCTGCACAAGTATTTCCGCACCCACAAGGAACTGGTGGAGGCCCTGCCCCACGGCTTTCTCGATTCCCTGGTGCAGATGTATGACTACACCGTGCTGCAGGAGGTCAAGGAATCGCTCTACTACTACAACGAGGAGCAGATCGGCCGCGACATCATGAACTATCTGTTCGCCGTCAACTTCGAGCCCGGCACCAGCGCGGTCTGCAACTACACCGGGGCGCGCCTGGAGATCAGCGAGGAGTTCTTCGAGGGCATCGAGCGCAAACTGCTCGGCGGCGGCGCCGATCTCGCCCAGCGCCTGCGCTTTCGGCGCGCCGCGCAGAAGGAGTACACCACCACCCTGACCCGCGAGATAATGGCCGAGGGCAAGGGCATCGGCGACACCGCCCTGTTTCACGAGCTGTTCGAGCGCTACGTTTATCACCTCAAGGAAAAGGTGCTCGATCCCTTCCTCGAAAACGAAAACTTCCGCCGCGCCATCAAGGATTTCGGCGGCGAGGGCTTTCGCACCTACGACAAGAAGATCCGCGCCGACGTCTCCTTTCTCATCAACAACCTGGTGCGCAAGTACAAGTACACCCCCAACGGCGCCCGGGAAGTGTGCATGTACGTCATCGACAACGATATCGCACGGAAGTTCAGCGGCCGCTGA
- a CDS encoding peptidylprolyl isomerase: MRMTSATPTKRGLLGIGSLTVYLTMLLLALTATGIYAAEGERALAARVNGEPIYLDQLDSLVESQIRGGRGVTGQRSGEKQLDHLRRRALDQIIDVELLHQAGRQLDVPDLENKIAFYVRQYRERGERGRVALSEEQMRSAAERQVYVDAYYLHRKLGEPEVPEERIRELYEQGKHSFAGGPSAEVRHVLVEVAPEADAEELKTARGRAEEARRRLLAGEDFAQVARELSDCASAAHDGELGRIEPGYMPQAFDQLAFSLPPGEISPIVQTPFGFHVLEVQDRHEGGVPSYEQMRDFLHRFLQKQLREERLAQEIAALRAQARIEILLPESPGEARPSILERGER, encoded by the coding sequence ATGAGGATGACTTCAGCAACGCCAACCAAACGCGGCCTTCTGGGCATCGGTTCTTTGACAGTTTATCTGACCATGCTTCTGCTGGCCCTGACCGCGACCGGGATTTATGCCGCGGAGGGGGAGCGCGCCCTGGCGGCGCGGGTCAACGGCGAGCCCATCTACCTGGATCAGCTCGATTCGCTGGTGGAGAGCCAGATACGGGGCGGCCGCGGCGTCACCGGGCAACGCAGCGGCGAGAAACAACTCGATCATCTGCGGCGCCGGGCTCTCGATCAGATCATCGACGTGGAATTGCTCCACCAGGCCGGCCGACAGCTCGACGTGCCCGATCTGGAGAACAAGATCGCATTCTACGTCCGGCAGTACCGCGAACGGGGCGAGCGCGGCCGCGTCGCCCTGAGCGAGGAGCAGATGCGCAGCGCCGCCGAGCGCCAGGTGTACGTGGATGCCTACTACCTGCACCGCAAGCTGGGCGAGCCCGAGGTTCCCGAGGAGCGGATCCGCGAACTTTACGAGCAGGGCAAGCACAGCTTCGCGGGAGGGCCCTCGGCGGAGGTGCGGCACGTGCTGGTCGAAGTCGCCCCGGAGGCCGACGCCGAGGAACTCAAGACCGCGCGGGGACGCGCCGAGGAAGCGCGCCGGCGGTTGCTGGCCGGCGAGGACTTCGCGCAGGTGGCCAGGGAGCTGTCCGATTGCGCCAGCGCCGCCCACGACGGCGAACTGGGGCGCATCGAACCCGGCTATATGCCGCAGGCCTTCGACCAGCTCGCTTTCAGCCTGCCGCCGGGAGAGATCAGCCCCATCGTGCAGACCCCCTTCGGCTTCCACGTGCTCGAGGTCCAGGATCGGCATGAGGGCGGAGTGCCGAGCTACGAGCAAATGCGAGACTTTCTCCATCGCTTTTTACAGAAGCAGCTTCGCGAGGAACGGCTCGCTCAGGAAATCGCCGCGCTGCGCGCCCAGGCACGGATTGAAATTCTGCTGCCGGAAAGCCCCGGCGAAGCGCGCCCCTCCATCCTCGAGCGCGGCGAGCGCTGA
- a CDS encoding SpoVR family protein, with the protein MELINQHTKAIMEGCKERARAAGLRFEDETLEYIVTNRDLLELTPKLMIPTLYDYWVHDVEVLKEKGRYELYPGNPYETVINTRPAISFYNDNNPDWLNVMIFYHVLAHIDFFQNNIFFRHTWDFDLTGQALSDKRLIARLRARHGRWVDYVIEFARGIDNLVGYFEELARYDRPAATPAGRRFDYYFDVFLQEVKKVRASEYIREVERYNACCKDQGELGIESFFAEVGVKYPEFEALFEKSLGQKGPQKTDLLQYLMEHSEFLKREDNRWMLSVLQVVRNTSVYFQPQIRTKILNEGWASYWHERLFLEDDRIRGHEVDFARVHAGVTSLPKVGLNPYALGMRLFEYIEEMADKGRYSFAYQKLEGVEERRRFDAKTGQGRERIFAVRANESDFSFISRYIDQDFLDRHKLFVAGKRLNRARMSWQYYIKSRKAADYRRMLVDDLYHPPSIRVARDRGEDGSLYLVHKFEGKPLLRDYIAGTLLGIEYLWGRPVQLETSEPVPAAAASSNATLAGAFSTVSAEREGEPAAIHWRRVLYTMKNRELSKVPLA; encoded by the coding sequence ATGGAACTCATCAATCAGCACACCAAGGCGATCATGGAAGGGTGCAAGGAGCGCGCGCGGGCGGCGGGGCTGCGCTTCGAGGACGAGACCCTGGAGTACATCGTCACCAACCGCGACCTGCTCGAACTCACGCCCAAGCTGATGATTCCCACCCTCTACGACTATTGGGTGCACGACGTCGAGGTGCTCAAGGAAAAGGGCCGCTACGAGCTCTATCCCGGCAATCCCTACGAAACGGTAATCAACACCCGGCCGGCCATCAGCTTCTACAACGACAACAACCCCGACTGGCTCAACGTGATGATCTTCTATCACGTGCTGGCGCACATCGATTTCTTCCAGAACAACATCTTCTTTCGCCACACCTGGGACTTCGATCTCACCGGCCAGGCGCTTTCCGACAAGCGGCTCATCGCGCGGCTGCGCGCGCGCCATGGGCGCTGGGTGGATTACGTCATTGAGTTCGCCCGTGGCATCGACAACCTGGTCGGCTATTTCGAGGAGCTGGCGCGCTATGACCGGCCCGCCGCGACCCCGGCGGGGCGGCGTTTCGATTATTATTTCGACGTCTTTCTGCAGGAGGTGAAGAAGGTGCGCGCCTCGGAGTACATCCGCGAGGTGGAGCGCTACAACGCCTGCTGCAAGGATCAGGGCGAGTTGGGCATCGAGAGCTTCTTCGCCGAGGTGGGGGTGAAATACCCCGAGTTCGAGGCGCTGTTCGAGAAAAGCCTGGGGCAAAAGGGCCCGCAGAAGACCGATCTGCTTCAGTACCTGATGGAGCATTCGGAGTTTCTCAAGCGCGAGGACAACCGCTGGATGCTCTCGGTGCTTCAGGTGGTGCGCAACACCTCGGTGTATTTTCAGCCGCAGATCCGCACCAAGATCCTCAACGAAGGCTGGGCCAGCTACTGGCACGAGCGGCTGTTTCTCGAGGATGACCGCATCCGGGGCCACGAGGTCGATTTCGCGCGGGTCCATGCCGGCGTCACCTCCCTGCCCAAGGTGGGCCTCAACCCTTACGCCCTGGGCATGCGGCTGTTCGAATACATCGAGGAGATGGCCGATAAGGGCCGCTACAGCTTTGCCTACCAGAAGCTCGAGGGCGTGGAGGAGCGCCGCCGGTTCGATGCCAAGACCGGCCAGGGGCGCGAGAGGATTTTCGCGGTGCGCGCCAACGAGAGCGATTTTTCCTTCATCAGCCGCTACATCGATCAGGATTTTCTCGACCGCCACAAGCTCTTCGTCGCCGGCAAGCGCCTCAACCGCGCGCGCATGAGCTGGCAGTACTACATCAAGAGCCGCAAGGCCGCCGACTACCGAAGGATGCTCGTCGACGACCTCTATCACCCGCCGAGCATCCGCGTGGCGCGCGACCGGGGCGAGGACGGCAGTCTTTATCTGGTGCACAAGTTCGAGGGCAAGCCTCTGCTGCGCGACTACATCGCCGGCACCCTGCTCGGCATCGAGTATCTCTGGGGACGGCCGGTGCAGCTCGAAACCAGCGAGCCCGTGCCCGCCGCCGCGGCTTCGTCCAACGCGACCCTGGCCGGGGCTTTCTCGACGGTTTCCGCCGAGCGCGAGGGCGAACCGGCGGCGATCCACTGGCGGCGGGTGCTCTACACCATGAAGAACCGGGAACTTTCCAAGGTTCCCCTTGCCTGA
- the nrdD gene encoding anaerobic ribonucleoside-triphosphate reductase produces MKPKCDAKVEVYSRVCGFFRPVQQWNKGKKEEFRDRREYLVEQANAKG; encoded by the coding sequence ATGAAACCCAAGTGCGACGCCAAGGTTGAAGTTTATTCCCGCGTGTGCGGATTCTTTCGCCCCGTGCAGCAGTGGAACAAGGGCAAGAAGGAAGAATTCCGCGACCGCCGCGAATATCTCGTCGAGCAGGCCAACGCCAAAGGCTGA
- a CDS encoding ribonucleoside triphosphate reductase, whose protein sequence is MLTFIRKRDGRLVSFEEGKITQAIQKAVRAVGGSDMERAAGIARQVVGILEVIYKDERIPTVENVQDLVEKILIENGHAKVAKAYILYRKQHESLRSTREFMREAIESIDSYLAQEDWRVNENANMGYSLQGLNNHIASNITSNYWLNKIYPEYIAAPHRDADYHLHDLGMLSVYCCGWDLKEVLLKGFTGAYGKVQSGPPKHFRTALGQVVNFFYTLQGEAAGAQAFANFDTLLAPFIRFDGLGYAEVKQAMQEFIFNMNVPTRVGFQTPFTNITLDMTPPSTLAPEAVIIGGQLMEACYGEFQEEMDLFNRAFCEVMMAGDASGRIFSFPIPTYNLTRELDWDSPRFQPIWEMTAKYGIPYFSNFINSDMSPEDARSMCPLHPDTKIVVRAGRGIHLRTIKDVYYTHEQKGTAYEVLHNGTWVAARPVATPSVGCLEFALGNGEAVTMDLRHEQPVKRGKGRPVEILTADRIEEGFYLPFNATPLAETLDNQEAGFAVGAFLGDGSHDGKGSLVYSLNSGEKEEKVARRLRSFFESLGFKVSSSQETRGVVFHLVRGSNGSAEAWMAQFVSGRSAHEKRLTAWAFQLGSKFLEGLLAGWYATDGGNRGRIYTVNPSIREDFAAICGMLGKAYLIDRNGDERDNRLGENPVYTLKFHSRSSYGEHFFLEDGYYWFPVRAIRKMDDFKDLVFCVAVDSAERLFQLANGLVTHNCRLRLDNRELRRRGGGLFGSNPLTGSIGVVTLNLPRAAYLADSKEAFFARIAELMDIARDSLEIKRKQLERFTEHGLYPYSRFYLQGIKERSGNFWDNHFSTIGLIGMNEACLNLIGRDITTPGGLALAKDTLEFMRAKLEAYQEETGHLYNLEATPGEGTSFRLARADRERYPELIAAGHEQPYYTNSTQLPVGSTDDIFQALRHQDQLQTRYTGGTVFHGFLGERLEDWQSARLLARRIAENFHLPYFTITPTFTICPEHGYIAGEHFACPHHAQGQAA, encoded by the coding sequence ATGCTCACATTCATTCGCAAGCGCGACGGCCGCCTGGTGTCCTTCGAGGAAGGCAAAATCACCCAAGCCATCCAGAAGGCGGTGCGCGCCGTGGGCGGCAGCGACATGGAGCGCGCCGCGGGGATCGCCCGTCAGGTGGTGGGCATCCTCGAAGTGATTTACAAGGACGAGCGCATCCCCACGGTGGAGAACGTGCAGGATCTGGTGGAAAAGATCCTCATCGAAAACGGCCACGCCAAGGTGGCCAAGGCCTACATCCTCTACCGCAAGCAGCACGAGAGCCTGCGCAGCACCCGCGAGTTCATGCGCGAGGCCATCGAAAGCATCGATTCCTACCTCGCCCAGGAGGACTGGCGGGTCAACGAGAACGCCAACATGGGCTACTCCCTGCAGGGCCTCAACAACCACATCGCCAGCAACATCACCAGCAACTACTGGCTCAACAAAATTTATCCCGAGTACATCGCCGCGCCCCATCGCGACGCCGACTATCATCTGCACGATCTGGGCATGCTCTCGGTCTACTGCTGCGGCTGGGATCTCAAGGAGGTGCTGCTCAAGGGCTTCACCGGCGCCTACGGCAAGGTGCAGAGCGGCCCGCCCAAGCATTTCCGCACGGCCCTGGGCCAGGTGGTGAACTTTTTCTACACCCTGCAGGGCGAAGCCGCCGGCGCCCAGGCCTTCGCCAATTTCGACACCCTGCTCGCCCCCTTCATCCGCTTCGACGGCCTGGGCTACGCCGAGGTCAAGCAGGCCATGCAGGAGTTCATCTTCAACATGAACGTGCCGACCCGCGTCGGCTTCCAGACGCCCTTCACCAACATCACCCTCGACATGACCCCGCCCTCGACCCTGGCCCCCGAGGCGGTGATCATCGGTGGGCAACTGATGGAGGCCTGCTACGGCGAATTTCAGGAGGAGATGGATCTCTTCAACCGCGCCTTCTGCGAGGTGATGATGGCGGGCGATGCCTCGGGGCGCATCTTCTCCTTTCCCATCCCCACCTACAACCTGACCCGCGAGCTCGACTGGGACAGCCCGCGCTTTCAGCCCATCTGGGAGATGACCGCCAAATACGGCATCCCCTATTTCAGCAACTTCATCAACTCGGACATGAGCCCCGAGGATGCGCGCTCCATGTGCCCCCTTCACCCCGACACCAAGATTGTTGTTCGCGCGGGCCGGGGGATCCATTTGCGCACCATCAAAGATGTTTACTATACCCACGAGCAAAAAGGCACGGCCTATGAAGTCCTCCATAACGGCACCTGGGTCGCGGCGCGGCCGGTCGCCACGCCATCGGTGGGCTGCCTTGAATTCGCCCTCGGCAACGGCGAAGCCGTGACCATGGATTTGCGGCACGAACAACCGGTCAAGCGGGGAAAAGGCCGCCCTGTGGAGATTCTGACCGCCGACCGCATCGAGGAAGGATTTTACCTGCCCTTCAACGCCACCCCCCTTGCGGAAACGCTGGACAATCAGGAGGCCGGTTTCGCGGTCGGCGCCTTCCTGGGGGACGGCAGCCATGACGGAAAAGGCAGCCTGGTCTACTCCTTGAATTCAGGTGAAAAGGAGGAAAAAGTCGCCCGACGGCTGAGATCCTTCTTTGAAAGCCTGGGCTTCAAGGTCTCTTCCAGCCAAGAAACCCGTGGTGTCGTTTTTCACCTGGTGCGCGGCAGCAATGGATCGGCCGAAGCCTGGATGGCGCAATTCGTCAGCGGGCGCTCGGCCCATGAGAAGCGATTGACGGCCTGGGCTTTTCAGCTGGGGAGCAAGTTTCTTGAAGGACTTCTTGCCGGATGGTACGCGACGGATGGCGGCAACCGCGGCCGCATCTACACGGTCAACCCGAGCATCCGGGAAGATTTCGCCGCCATCTGCGGCATGCTCGGCAAAGCCTACCTGATTGACCGCAACGGAGATGAACGGGACAACCGCCTGGGAGAAAATCCGGTTTACACCCTGAAGTTTCATTCGCGTTCTTCCTACGGCGAACATTTTTTCCTTGAGGACGGCTACTACTGGTTTCCGGTCCGCGCCATCCGCAAGATGGACGATTTCAAAGACCTGGTGTTCTGTGTCGCCGTTGATTCCGCGGAGCGCCTTTTTCAGCTGGCCAATGGCCTGGTCACCCACAACTGCCGCCTGCGCCTCGACAACCGCGAACTGCGCCGGCGCGGCGGCGGGCTGTTCGGCAGCAATCCCCTGACCGGCTCCATCGGCGTGGTCACTCTCAACCTGCCGCGCGCCGCCTATCTGGCCGACTCCAAGGAGGCCTTTTTCGCGCGCATCGCCGAGCTCATGGACATCGCCCGCGATTCGCTGGAGATCAAGCGCAAGCAGCTTGAGCGCTTCACCGAGCACGGCCTTTATCCCTACAGCCGCTTTTATCTCCAGGGCATCAAGGAGCGCTCGGGAAATTTCTGGGACAACCACTTCTCCACCATCGGTCTGATCGGCATGAACGAGGCCTGCCTCAACCTCATCGGCCGCGACATCACCACGCCGGGCGGCCTCGCCCTGGCGAAGGACACCCTCGAATTCATGCGCGCCAAGCTCGAAGCCTATCAGGAAGAAACCGGCCATCTCTACAATCTGGAGGCCACCCCCGGCGAGGGCACGAGCTTTCGCCTGGCCCGCGCCGACCGCGAGCGCTATCCCGAGCTGATCGCCGCCGGCCACGAGCAGCCCTACTACACCAACAGCACGCAGCTGCCCGTGGGCAGCACCGACGACATCTTCCAGGCTCTGCGCCACCAAGATCAATTGCAGACCCGCTACACCGGCGGCACCGTATTCCACGGCTTTCTCGGCGAGCGCCTCGAGGACTGGCAGAGCGCGCGGCTGCTGGCGCGGCGCATCGCGGAGAATTTCCATCTGCCCTATTTCACCATCACGCCGACCTTCACCATCTGCCCCGAGCACGGCTACATCGCCGGCGAGCACTTCGCCTGCCCGCACCATGCCCAGGGCCAGGCGGCCTGA